One region of Lactobacillus johnsonii genomic DNA includes:
- a CDS encoding TetR/AcrR family transcriptional regulator has translation MAKKRALDRSKVIDQAIAIISEKGLSELTMPALAKALGIRSQSLYHYVANRNDLLVLVCVNRLQVLRQHLTKKIIGHSGLDALFRFADEIRDFLLHDKAISSIYYGLNEYVQNKQIREEVMKIVDLGEKLDVDNKNIVSLHSLLGAVLGYVFLDRYVIDETKKDADDNYHEMLLRLVAPKLQVEGTK, from the coding sequence TTGGCTAAAAAGAGAGCTCTAGATCGTTCCAAAGTAATCGATCAAGCAATAGCAATTATCAGTGAAAAAGGATTAAGTGAACTAACAATGCCAGCCTTAGCTAAAGCATTGGGAATTAGGTCTCAATCCTTATATCACTATGTTGCTAATCGAAATGATTTATTAGTTTTAGTTTGCGTAAATAGGCTGCAAGTCCTAAGACAGCATTTAACTAAGAAGATAATAGGTCATTCTGGGTTGGACGCTTTGTTTAGATTTGCAGATGAAATACGTGATTTTTTATTACATGATAAGGCAATTTCTAGTATCTACTATGGGCTAAATGAATATGTTCAAAATAAACAAATTCGTGAAGAAGTTATGAAAATAGTAGATTTAGGAGAAAAGCTTGATGTAGATAATAAAAATATCGTTTCTCTCCATAGTTTACTTGGAGCAGTCTTAGGATATGTTTTCTTAGATCGGTATGTGATTGATGAAACAAAAAAAGATGCTGATGATAATTACCATGAGATGCTTTTACGACTTGTAGCACCAAAACTTCAAGTTGAAGGTACAAAATAA
- a CDS encoding serine hydrolase encodes MKNKIFLGAILSSFCALAVYMTSVNHMKTQTLEIYGNSTAKVAQKSKMKEGGEQTRINSGESEIGEAAISKNSNKNLAKAIVKSTSNIQGNYQVSVRDLNNPKVFVDLTNTSKDNVYAGKVLKLFVLLAYYKAVQDKTLNSATPYKVKSSDLNNGDKVLKADMSYSYTYLLDLMMRQQNDNAANIILNKIGKDKVNQTAKAFGAGKTEIAENFGKDFSGKTSATDLVIIMKKLYQGKVLGTDIDNQILGQLANFPEKGLAKNINGTVYRIADKKQGVALVQENGKTYAMALVSEEDADLAKVGDAINDWMVKQK; translated from the coding sequence ATGAAAAATAAAATCTTTTTAGGGGCAATCTTGTCATCTTTTTGTGCTCTGGCAGTTTATATGACTAGTGTTAATCATATGAAAACCCAAACGTTAGAAATTTATGGTAATTCAACAGCTAAAGTAGCTCAAAAAAGCAAAATGAAAGAGGGCGGCGAGCAAACCCGCATAAACAGTGGAGAAAGTGAAATCGGAGAAGCGGCAATTTCAAAAAATAGTAATAAAAATTTAGCTAAGGCTATAGTTAAGTCCACTTCAAATATTCAGGGGAATTATCAAGTAAGCGTAAGAGATTTAAATAATCCTAAGGTATTTGTAGATCTAACTAATACTAGTAAAGATAACGTATATGCAGGAAAAGTATTAAAACTCTTTGTTTTGCTTGCTTATTACAAGGCAGTTCAAGATAAAACATTAAATTCGGCCACACCTTATAAGGTAAAATCTAGTGACTTAAATAATGGAGATAAGGTATTAAAGGCCGATATGTCATATTCTTATACTTATTTACTTGACCTAATGATGCGTCAGCAAAATGATAATGCTGCTAATATTATTTTGAATAAAATTGGTAAAGATAAAGTAAATCAGACGGCAAAAGCTTTTGGTGCAGGTAAGACTGAAATTGCTGAGAATTTTGGTAAAGATTTTTCCGGTAAAACGAGTGCTACTGATTTAGTTATAATTATGAAAAAACTGTATCAAGGAAAAGTATTAGGTACGGATATTGATAATCAAATTTTAGGACAACTAGCTAATTTTCCGGAAAAAGGACTTGCTAAGAATATTAATGGGACAGTTTATAGAATAGCCGATAAAAAACAAGGAGTTGCTTTAGTTCAAGAAAATGGTAAAACTTATGCTATGGCATTAGTTAGTGAAGAAGATGCTGATTTAGCCAAAGTCGGGGATGCAATTAATGACTGGATGGTTAAACAGAAATAG
- a CDS encoding BadF/BadG/BcrA/BcrD ATPase family protein, whose translation MLKYMIGIDAGGTHSTAIAYDENGKELGRAESGPGQINNDYELGIKNIAQAVNELRDKIDGDCIKVLAGIAGLSVVGNAPEVAATISSMVGNIPTRAITDSLLALYNGLEGADGALVIAGTGSVVNGRQNGSLIAVGGYGSLLGDEGSGYAITKAALQSALLSWDKREKNSLIDLFVKEFDVDNMGEVPAKFYNLTSPEVASKAVKVAKLADSGDEDARKIIEDQAHLLARDIIMCLDRYEDPKPMRVALTGSVLSNNAMMRSYMEAEVKEKYPDAVFSVSNGENARGVIFDKSKDYRYFTNHNDDE comes from the coding sequence ATGTTGAAATATATGATTGGTATTGACGCAGGTGGTACTCACTCTACGGCAATCGCTTATGACGAAAATGGTAAAGAATTAGGTCGTGCAGAATCTGGTCCAGGTCAAATCAACAACGACTACGAACTTGGTATTAAAAATATCGCTCAAGCAGTTAATGAATTGCGTGATAAAATTGATGGCGACTGTATTAAAGTTTTAGCCGGAATCGCTGGTTTGTCTGTTGTTGGTAATGCACCTGAAGTTGCAGCAACGATTTCTTCAATGGTTGGTAACATTCCAACTCGTGCTATTACTGATTCACTTCTTGCTCTTTATAATGGACTTGAAGGAGCAGATGGTGCTTTAGTTATCGCCGGTACTGGTTCTGTTGTTAATGGTCGTCAAAATGGCTCTTTAATCGCTGTTGGTGGCTACGGCTCTTTACTTGGAGATGAAGGTAGTGGTTACGCTATTACTAAGGCAGCTCTTCAATCAGCTCTCCTCAGCTGGGACAAGCGTGAAAAGAACTCATTAATTGATTTATTCGTTAAAGAATTTGATGTTGACAACATGGGCGAAGTTCCTGCTAAGTTCTACAATTTAACTAGTCCAGAAGTTGCTTCAAAGGCTGTTAAAGTAGCTAAGTTAGCAGATAGCGGTGATGAGGATGCACGTAAGATCATTGAAGATCAAGCTCATCTTTTGGCACGCGATATTATTATGTGCTTAGACCGTTACGAAGATCCTAAGCCAATGCGCGTTGCCTTGACTGGTTCCGTTCTTTCAAACAACGCTATGATGCGGTCATACATGGAAGCAGAAGTTAAAGAAAAATACCCAGATGCAGTATTCAGTGTTTCAAATGGTGAAAATGCACGTGGTGTAATCTTCGACAAGAGCAAGGACTACCGTTACTTCACTAACCATAACGATGATGAATAA
- a CDS encoding GNAT family N-acetyltransferase, whose translation MKFCFKTIEEMTGYEAFCVERLRSEVFVSEQKITLPEIDDEDFHAIHVFSLNDGKNNALATCRIFKDENGDWYLGRVVVSKDARGVHLGSKMINAVHEYLKEKNVNRIYCHAQMTAKPFYDRLGYQVKGDIFDEGGVEHVLMYKDL comes from the coding sequence ATGAAATTTTGTTTTAAGACAATTGAGGAAATGACTGGATACGAGGCTTTTTGTGTCGAAAGACTAAGAAGTGAGGTTTTTGTTAGTGAACAAAAAATCACTTTACCTGAAATAGATGATGAAGACTTTCATGCAATTCATGTTTTTAGTTTAAATGACGGAAAAAATAATGCATTAGCTACTTGTCGAATTTTTAAAGATGAAAATGGAGATTGGTATTTGGGCCGAGTTGTAGTTTCAAAAGATGCAAGAGGAGTGCATCTGGGAAGCAAGATGATAAATGCGGTTCATGAGTACTTAAAAGAAAAGAATGTTAATCGAATATACTGTCATGCTCAAATGACCGCAAAACCTTTCTATGATCGTCTTGGCTATCAAGTTAAAGGTGACATATTTGATGAAGGCGGTGTAGAACACGTATTAATGTATAAAGATCTATAG
- a CDS encoding GNAT family N-acetyltransferase, whose product MTVKYEIKEVLADNIRELQQISRQTFLETFGSQNSAEDMKEFLDTAYAEEKLKDEVENTNSRFYFLTVDNKVAGYLKVNEGHAQTEQVIANALEVERIYLKQSFQHQGLGLVLIKLAEKIAREREKDNMWLGVWEKNYQAQTFYEKDGFKRVSQHTFVVGEDPQTDLILVKRLK is encoded by the coding sequence ATGACAGTAAAATATGAGATTAAAGAAGTACTAGCAGATAATATTAGAGAATTACAACAAATTTCAAGACAAACATTTTTAGAAACGTTTGGTTCACAAAATAGTGCCGAAGATATGAAAGAATTTCTGGATACAGCATATGCCGAAGAAAAATTAAAAGATGAAGTTGAAAACACAAATAGTCGTTTTTACTTTTTAACTGTAGATAATAAAGTGGCTGGCTATCTAAAGGTGAATGAAGGCCATGCTCAAACAGAACAGGTGATTGCTAATGCTTTAGAGGTTGAAAGAATATACTTGAAGCAATCTTTTCAACATCAAGGATTAGGATTAGTTCTAATCAAATTAGCTGAGAAAATAGCTAGAGAAAGAGAGAAGGACAATATGTGGCTTGGGGTTTGGGAGAAAAATTATCAAGCCCAAACTTTCTACGAAAAAGATGGTTTTAAAAGAGTTAGTCAGCACACTTTTGTGGTTGGAGAAGATCCACAGACAGATTTGATTTTAGTTAAGAGGTTGAAGTAA
- a CDS encoding MarR family winged helix-turn-helix transcriptional regulator — protein MAEEDTLREIGSISRALDSIANIEFKDLELNRGQYLYLTRVFEHPGIISDHLATLLNIDRTTTARGIRKLERAGLIFKEDDETNKKIKHLFVTDTGKKLAKEIERENVYSNTLVTKGLTKDEQARLQKYLSVLEKNARESWNFVKNGGKRKY, from the coding sequence ATGGCAGAAGAAGATACTTTAAGAGAAATTGGTTCAATTTCACGAGCCTTAGATTCGATTGCTAACATTGAGTTTAAAGATTTGGAATTAAATCGTGGTCAATACTTATATTTAACTCGAGTTTTTGAACACCCAGGGATTATTTCTGATCACCTAGCTACCTTATTAAATATTGATCGTACAACGACTGCCCGTGGAATTAGAAAACTTGAACGAGCGGGACTTATTTTTAAAGAAGATGATGAAACTAATAAGAAAATCAAACATTTATTTGTAACCGACACAGGTAAAAAATTAGCTAAAGAAATAGAAAGAGAAAATGTCTATTCAAATACGTTAGTAACAAAAGGCTTAACTAAAGATGAACAGGCTCGGTTACAAAAATATCTAAGTGTTCTCGAGAAAAATGCACGTGAAAGTTGGAATTTTGTAAAGAATGGTGGAAAGCGGAAGTATTAA
- a CDS encoding DUF1304 domain-containing protein, which yields MILRNIGILLTIIVGIEHIGIMWLEIFGKPDLQAKSFDMDVDFVKQPAAKTALANQGIYNGMLGLLILIVFFFFRMPTLITVWQLLLAFVVVVAIFGGFTASKKIFVVQMLPALIAFILLFF from the coding sequence ATGATTTTAAGAAATATCGGAATTCTTCTAACAATTATTGTTGGAATTGAGCATATTGGAATTATGTGGTTAGAAATTTTTGGGAAACCTGACTTACAAGCTAAGTCGTTTGACATGGATGTAGATTTTGTTAAACAGCCTGCCGCAAAAACAGCTTTAGCTAATCAAGGTATCTATAATGGAATGCTAGGTCTTTTAATCTTAATTGTATTTTTCTTCTTCAGAATGCCAACTTTAATTACTGTATGGCAACTTTTACTTGCCTTTGTTGTAGTTGTCGCTATCTTTGGTGGTTTTACAGCAAGTAAAAAGATTTTTGTTGTTCAAATGCTACCTGCATTAATTGCCTTCATTCTACTTTTCTTCTAA
- a CDS encoding extracellular solute-binding protein, translated as MKFTKKFAAVAVAALALVGTTACSNSKSNDSSSSKSADIPTKITKKTTVVFWHGMTGTQEKTLQSLTKDFEKKNPNITVKLENQGKYTDLQAKINSTLQSPNNLPTITQAYPGWLLNAANSKRLVDMTPYINNSKIGWGSAKKSDIREELLKGAQIKGTQYGIPFNKSVEMLTYNKDLLDKYGVKVPKTMAELKAASKKIYEKSNHKVVGAGFDSLSNYYVLGMKDEGVNFSKNINFTGSKSKKVINYYADGIKAGYFKTAGSAGYLSGDFSNQKVAMFVGTSAGEGFVKMGVGNKFQYGVAPRPSKYNMQQGTDIYMFNKGTAEQKAAAFMYIKYLLGKNQQLTWADQTGYIPVTNNVINSSAYKNSTKSKVPAQLDKAMKNLYSVPVVKNSNAAYTQLNSIMQNIFAQAKKGQNWNSQIDAGKTKFQSAWNQ; from the coding sequence ATGAAGTTCACTAAAAAATTTGCAGCAGTTGCAGTTGCTGCTTTAGCCCTTGTAGGCACTACTGCTTGCTCAAATTCTAAGAGTAATGATAGCTCAAGTAGTAAGTCAGCTGATATTCCAACTAAGATTACCAAGAAAACTACTGTAGTTTTCTGGCATGGTATGACTGGAACTCAAGAAAAGACTTTACAAAGCTTGACTAAGGATTTTGAAAAGAAGAATCCTAACATTACTGTTAAGCTTGAAAACCAAGGTAAGTATACTGATTTACAAGCAAAGATTAACTCAACTTTGCAATCACCAAATAACTTGCCTACAATTACTCAAGCTTATCCTGGCTGGCTTTTAAATGCCGCTAATAGCAAACGCTTGGTTGATATGACCCCTTACATTAACAATAGTAAGATTGGTTGGGGCTCAGCTAAGAAGAGTGACATCCGTGAAGAATTATTAAAGGGTGCACAAATTAAGGGTACTCAATATGGTATTCCATTTAATAAATCTGTTGAAATGTTAACTTATAACAAAGATTTATTAGATAAATATGGTGTTAAAGTACCAAAGACAATGGCTGAATTAAAGGCAGCATCTAAGAAGATTTACGAAAAGAGTAACCACAAGGTTGTTGGTGCTGGATTCGACTCACTTTCAAACTACTACGTTTTAGGTATGAAGGATGAAGGCGTAAACTTCTCTAAGAACATCAACTTTACTGGTTCTAAGTCTAAGAAAGTAATCAACTACTATGCTGATGGTATTAAAGCTGGTTACTTCAAGACTGCTGGTTCAGCTGGTTACCTTTCTGGTGACTTCTCTAACCAAAAGGTTGCAATGTTTGTAGGTACTAGTGCTGGTGAAGGATTTGTTAAGATGGGTGTTGGTAATAAGTTCCAATACGGTGTTGCACCTCGTCCTTCTAAGTACAACATGCAACAAGGTACTGATATCTACATGTTCAACAAGGGTACTGCAGAACAAAAGGCAGCTGCCTTCATGTACATTAAGTACTTGTTAGGTAAGAACCAACAATTGACTTGGGCTGATCAAACTGGATACATCCCTGTAACTAACAATGTAATTAACTCTAGTGCTTACAAGAACTCAACTAAGTCTAAAGTTCCTGCTCAATTAGACAAGGCAATGAAGAACTTATACAGTGTTCCTGTAGTTAAGAACAGCAACGCTGCATACACTCAATTGAATTCAATTATGCAAAACATCTTTGCACAAGCAAAGAAGGGTCAAAACTGGAATTCACAAATTGATGCCGGTAAGACTAAGTTCCAAAGTGCTTGGAATCAATAA
- a CDS encoding MBL fold metallo-hydrolase translates to MTSKPKTTVTFYNGLTTIGGPMIEVAYDKSHVLFDLGEVYRPELGLKMEDEDFSTLLKYQLIGDVPNFYDPKITGKEIDHERWQHSAAYISHLHLDHSKAMNLLAPEIPLYAGPLTAALLPVLNRDGEFLLPAADKPKNYTRPIIAAKLNQPIKVGDITLTVVPSDHDAYGATGLIIETPDKTIVHTGDIRLHGYHPDWVRQFMAAGKECDMLIIEGTGVSWPERSEEDSEEFKGVKNEVELTERVVKYQKDNPKRQLTFNTYPTNVERILRIISDSPRKVVLHAKRAELLKLALQQDVPYYYLPEDEKIDTLDPNLEVSYQDLLKDDHQYFWQVVGHYDQLQKGGLYIHSNAEPLGDFDPAYAPFIKNIEKRGIELITLRCSGHADVAELKEIIAGFEPKILAPVHTLHPELEENPFGERILPKRGEVFTLS, encoded by the coding sequence ATGACCTCAAAGCCTAAAACTACAGTTACTTTTTATAATGGGTTAACGACTATTGGCGGCCCAATGATTGAAGTAGCTTATGATAAGTCACATGTATTATTTGATTTAGGAGAAGTGTACCGTCCAGAATTGGGACTGAAAATGGAAGATGAAGATTTTTCAACTCTTCTTAAATATCAATTAATTGGGGATGTACCAAATTTCTATGATCCAAAGATTACGGGAAAAGAAATAGATCACGAACGTTGGCAACACAGCGCGGCTTATATTTCTCACCTTCATCTAGATCATAGTAAAGCTATGAATCTTTTAGCGCCAGAGATTCCACTATATGCTGGTCCATTAACTGCGGCTTTGCTACCGGTGTTGAATCGGGATGGAGAATTTTTATTACCAGCAGCTGATAAACCAAAGAATTATACTCGTCCTATAATTGCTGCTAAATTAAACCAGCCCATTAAAGTTGGAGATATAACTTTAACAGTTGTTCCTAGTGATCATGATGCTTACGGAGCAACTGGGTTAATCATCGAAACACCTGATAAAACAATCGTTCATACTGGAGATATTCGCTTGCATGGTTATCATCCCGATTGGGTGCGTCAATTTATGGCGGCCGGTAAGGAATGTGATATGCTAATTATCGAAGGTACTGGTGTTTCATGGCCAGAACGTAGTGAAGAAGATAGTGAAGAGTTCAAAGGGGTTAAGAATGAGGTTGAGCTTACTGAAAGAGTAGTTAAATACCAAAAAGATAATCCAAAGCGCCAGTTGACTTTTAATACTTATCCTACAAATGTAGAGCGAATTTTGAGAATTATTTCAGATTCTCCTCGAAAAGTAGTCCTTCATGCTAAACGTGCTGAATTATTAAAATTGGCATTACAGCAGGATGTTCCTTACTACTACTTGCCAGAAGATGAAAAGATTGATACGCTCGATCCAAATCTTGAAGTTAGTTATCAAGATCTTCTAAAGGACGATCATCAATATTTCTGGCAAGTAGTGGGTCATTATGATCAACTACAAAAGGGAGGCTTATACATTCATAGTAATGCTGAGCCTCTGGGAGACTTTGATCCAGCTTATGCTCCGTTTATTAAAAATATTGAAAAACGTGGAATTGAATTGATAACTCTACGTTGTTCAGGACATGCGGATGTAGCTGAATTAAAAGAAATTATTGCGGGTTTTGAGCCAAAAATTTTGGCTCCTGTGCACACATTGCATCCAGAATTAGAAGAAAACCCATTTGGAGAAAGGATTTTACCTAAGCGCGGAGAGGTATTTACGCTTAGTTAA
- a CDS encoding carbohydrate ABC transporter permease, whose protein sequence is MKKKKLRWGMIFVYLFIGIFGIITVFPFIYMILGGLMSYQETTTIPPTLIPKTLRWSNYQKVFEQAPFARYFLNTFITAATTTIVTLFTSILGAFAMTNLKFKGKGFIQLIFLSLLMVPGEAIIFTNYNTIAHLGLLNTYLGLVLPFLTSIFYMYYLQSYFTAISPTIYKAAMIDGASDWEYIWKILVPMSKGGLITVALLSFISGWNSFLWPLLVTNEDKMRLLNNGLAAFASDAGAQTQLQLAAATLTVVPVLIVYFIFRKQIIRGVVRNDLKA, encoded by the coding sequence ATGAAGAAGAAAAAACTACGTTGGGGAATGATTTTTGTCTATCTATTCATTGGAATTTTTGGCATTATAACTGTTTTCCCATTTATTTATATGATCTTAGGTGGATTGATGTCCTATCAAGAAACCACCACTATTCCACCAACTTTAATTCCAAAGACTTTGAGGTGGAGTAACTATCAAAAGGTATTTGAGCAAGCACCGTTTGCAAGATATTTCTTAAACACCTTTATTACAGCGGCAACTACAACAATTGTTACATTGTTTACTTCAATTCTCGGTGCATTTGCAATGACCAACTTGAAGTTTAAGGGAAAAGGATTTATTCAGCTAATTTTCCTTTCACTCTTAATGGTTCCGGGAGAAGCAATAATTTTTACCAACTACAATACAATTGCTCATTTAGGCTTATTGAATACATATTTAGGATTGGTTTTACCGTTCTTAACATCTATCTTTTATATGTACTATTTACAAAGCTACTTCACAGCAATTTCACCAACAATTTATAAAGCAGCCATGATTGATGGAGCTTCTGACTGGGAATATATTTGGAAAATTCTAGTTCCAATGTCTAAAGGTGGATTAATTACTGTTGCCTTGCTTAGTTTTATTTCAGGATGGAACTCCTTCTTATGGCCATTATTGGTAACAAATGAAGATAAGATGCGCTTATTGAACAATGGTTTAGCTGCCTTTGCCTCTGATGCGGGTGCTCAAACGCAACTTCAACTAGCAGCAGCAACTTTAACAGTAGTACCTGTTTTAATTGTTTACTTCATTTTTAGAAAGCAAATTATTCGAGGAGTAGTACGTAATGACCTCAAAGCCTAA